The sequence below is a genomic window from Iodobacter fluviatilis.
CTTGGGGGCCACTTATTTTAGGCCATACTCATCCTAAAGTGCTTGAAGCGGTGATTCAAGCTGCTAAAAATGGTATGAGTTTTGGAGCGCCAACAGCTGCAGAAGTAGAGTTAGCCGATTTAATCTGTGAAATGTTGCCATCAATTGAGCAAGTTCGGCTTGTTTCAAGTGGCACTGAAGCCACAATGAGCGCTATTCGCCTCGCTCGTGGTTTTACTGGGCGCGACAAATTAGTGAAATTTGAAGGTTGCTACCATGGCCATGCAGATAGCTTACTTGTAAAAGCAGGTTCTGGATTGTTAACTTTCGGAAACCCTTCATCAGCAGGTGTTCCAGCGTCAGTTGCAGCCGATACATTGGTTTTGCCATATAACGATGTTGCTGCACTGGAAGCATTGTTTATAGAAATGGGCGATAAAATCGCAGCCATTATCGTAGAACCTATCGCTGGCAATATGAATATGGTGCAAGCCAGCCCTGAATTTGTTCAGGGGATGCGTCAATTAACTGAAAAATATGGTGCAGTTTTGATTTATGACGAAGTTATGACCGGTTTTAGGGTTGATTTGCACTGCACTCAAGGTTTGCATGGTGTGAAACCAGATCTGACATGCTTGGGTAAGGTTGTTGGCGGGGGTATGCCTCTGGCTGCATTTGGTGGCCGCAGCGATATTATGTCCAAGCTGGCACCTTTAGGACCGGTTTATCAGGCAGGTACATTATCTGGTAATCCAGTTGCAGTTGCAGCCGGGTTAGCAACATTAAAACTGATTTCTGAAGACGGTTTTTTTAATCAATTATCTATTCAGACTGAGAAATTATGTAATGGTTTAATTCAAATTGCGAAAGAAACAAACACTATATTTTCTGCGCAAAGCTCAGGGGGAATGTTTGGTTTTTACTTCAGTGAAAATATTCCCCAATCTTTTGCAGATGTAATGAATTCAGATCGTTCTAAATTTAATGCCTTTTTTCATGGCATGTTAAAGCAAGGAGTATATTTAGCGCCTTCTGCATTTGAAGCAGGTTTTGTTTCTGCAGCACATTCAGATCAAGATATATTATTTACTCTTGAAGCTGCTAAGAAAGTGTTTATGCAAATAAAGTAAGTACTTTTTTAGGTATATAAAAAAAACGGCCATTTTGGCCGTTTTTTTTTTGTTTATATTTAATAGATACAATAATTAATAACACCGTAAGTCTTTGATTTTAAATGTAAATTTAAACTGATTTATTAATTTCTTTTTCAATTAATTTCTCAATTTCAATAATATCAGCAACGCCTACGTATTTCTTAATAATTTCGCCATTCTTATTAATTAAAAAAGTACTGGGTGTTAATCCGACATCTCCAAAGGCCTTAGCGATCTTTCCATTTACATCATGTTGTATAAAGAAAGGTAATTTTTTTTCTGCCACATAATTAACAATATAGTCTGGATTGTCATAATCCATAGCAATTGCAATAGTTCTATAATTATTATTTTTATATTTTTCTTGTAGTTTAATTAATTCAGGCATTTCCTGAATACAGCCTGTGCAACTTGTTGCCCAGAAATTAACCAATATGATTTGGTTTTTTAATGCAGACGGGTTTAGGTTTTGACCTTGAATGCTGGTTAATTTTATATCAGGTGCTTTTTTATTAGGAGTTTGAAAAAGTAAGTATCCAGCTATGGCTATGATGGTTGTGATAACAAGTAGATGTCGAAAATATTGTTTCATAGCTGTCTTCCTGAACATGCAAGTGGGCGATTTTAGAACATTTTTGGGAAGATTTGCGCTGGAAAATTTATTTACACTTTTTTTCTTTTAATACTTCATTTAAGAAGAAAGATATAAGAACAACTAATAAGGGCAGCTGTTTTCTGTGGATAAGTCATTTTTCCTTGTTTTTTCAATAACTTAAGTTATCCACAATGCTGGGTGCGGAATATGTTTGGCCTGTGGATAATTTGGAGATAGTTTTTTGGGTTTTGCAGGCTTGAAGGTTTTCCACAGTGCTACTTACTTTTATCCACAGCCCAAGTAGTTGATTTGATGGATCGTTTGATTTTTCACCGTATAATGGCCCGTTTTGATGGAGGGGTTCGATGGCGATTCAGTGGTTTCCAGGGCATATGAACACTGCCCGCAAGCAGGTTGCAGAGACCATGGCCAAGGTAGATTTGGTGATTGAGGTGGTTGATGCTCGCTTGCCACTGTCCAGCAGCAATCCCATGATTGAGCCGATGCGCCGCTTAAGGCAGCGTCCTGCTCTCAAGGTTTTGAATAAAGCTGATTTGGCAGATCCAAGGCTCAATAAAATTTGGCTGGAATGGTTTAAGTCTCAGCCAGGGACTGAAGCCGTGTTACTGGGTGAAGATAATAAGATTCAGGGTGCAAAGCTGATTCCTCAGTTATGCCAGGCACTTGCACCGCATCGTGATGGTGAAGAAAAACCACTTCGGGCGATGATTGTAGGTATTCCTAATGTGGGTAAATCTACACTGATCAATCATTTAGCAAAGCGTAAGATCGCAAAAGTGGCTGATACGCCAGGTGTGACTAAAATGCAGCAGCGGGTAGAAACGTTGGCAGGCATGATTTTGTATGACACACCTGGTTTGATGTGGCCAAAAGTGCAAAATGAAGATTCAGGCTATCGTTTAGCGATGGCGGGATCGATTGGCCGCAATGCTTATGATGAAGTGGATGTGGCGCTGTATGCCATTGAAACTTTGGTAGAGCGTTATCCACAATTACTGCTTGATCGTTATAAATTGAAAGATTTATTAGGCGATGCAGAGCCGTTGTTTGAGCTTATTGGTAAGAAGCGCGGCGCTATGCTGTCGGGCGGTCGTATTGATACGCAAAAGACCGCAGATATGATTTTGACAGAGTTTCGTAGTGGTACTTTAGGGCGTATTACTCTTGAAACGCCGGATGATTTCCTTGAAATGCCTGTGTACGATCCAAACGATGAAGTTGAGTTGCCAGATCCGGATTTGTAAACGAAACTGGGTGTTGCACACAATTTACAGAATGAAAAGAGTCATTATCGGCGCGGCGTATTCTCTTTAAGTGCCTTAGAATTCGTCTGCTCTGCTGCCTATGGAAGTCGTTGATGGAAGCTGAACTTTTAAATCTTGAAGACAAAGTGGCTCAACTCGCGTTGCTTTGCCGTGAGCTGCGCGATGAAAATCGAGGCTTGCGTCAGAAGTTATTGCTGACACAGCAGCAAAACCAAGGCTTATTGGCAAAAATAGATGGCAGCAAAGAAAGAGTTGCCGCTATTTTGGCTAAGCTGCCGGAGGATACAGAATGAGTGACGCGGGGATTAAGCAGCTTGATGTCTCTATTATGGGGCGCGAATTCCGTGTGGCGTGCCCGGATGATGAAGAAGCTACACTGATACAGGCAGTTGAGCTGCTGGATCAGCGTATGCATGAGATCCGGGCCTCTGGAAAGGTGATAGGGCTTGAGAAAATAGCGATTATGGCGGCTTTGAATATCACACATGAATATTTGCATACGCGGGTAGACGGGGGTTTTGACATTGCGACAATTCAGCGTAGAATTGCCAGCATGAATTCAACGATAGACGCAGTGATGGGCGAACAGACTGAATTGTTTTCCTGACTTGCGGCTGTTGTAAACCAATGCTTTCCTGCGGTGTTTGTTACGGCTTGTCTCTCTGAACCAATAATTACTTTGGTTGCCTGCCATGAGTATGCCTGTTGTGAGCATCCCCCGTTGGATGCACCTGATGGCATCCGGTCGGTGACCGCTTGAACCTTCGGTTCAAGATTGCTCGTCGGACGGCACTCGCGGGAAGCTCTTCATTGTTTCACTATTCGTGAATATCAATAGTCAATCTGGTAAATCCGAAGCGCGGCGTGTTATACGTCGCGCTCGTGCTTTGATCCCCCCTTTAGAAAGACATTCTGCAGAATCCGCTGTTGTTGCCATGGCAAAACAGTTGGGATTATTACGTCGGGGTTTAAAAATCGCCGCGTATGTGCCTGCCGGAAGTGAGTTTTCTCCCTGGTTGTTAATGCTGAATGCATTAGTGTGTGGAGTAGATGTGTATCTGCCCAAAGTGCCAAAGCGGGGAAGGAAATTAAGTTTTGTACGTTTAGATTCAACAAATCGTTGGAAACTGGGGCCGCAAAATATTCTTGAGCCTTTGGGTGGTGAAATATGCTCGCCACGCGATTTGGATATTGTGTTTTTACCTTTGCTGGGGTTTGATGCAAGTCTTGCGCGAATGGGGCAAGGCGGGGGCTATTATGATTGCACGTTTGAATTCAGACGTTTGCGGCAAAGCTGGAAAAAGCCCCGCTTAGTTGGCCTTGCATTTGATGTGCAGTATTTTGAGCAATTACCCGTAGATACTTGGGATTTACGTCTAGATTACATCTTGACTGGAAAAAAAATTTGGCGGAAGCCATAGTTATGATGTTTTTTTGTAAGTTTGATTTTTTTGTCTTTCAGTAATGGAAAGTAAAAGCGGTCATCTCAGCAACAAAGCGGCAAAAATACGATTTTCATGAGAAAACGCAAATTATTGCCATGACAAAGGCAATAAATACACAGTTATTTTTTTTGACATCGCACTAAACTACGTCGCGATTGGCCATAAAGCCAACATAGAGTCTCTACAAGCACTGCCCCCCAATAATGAGGTTGCCATGAATAATTCGACTCAAGCCTCTCGGCTGGATCTTTTTGCACCGTTATCAGGTGTTGTTGTCGCGATAGAATCGGTTCCTGATCCGGTGTTTGCGCAAAAAATGGTGGGTGATGGAGTATCGATTGATCCAATTTCCAACCTGCTGCTTGCCCCTGTTGCGGGTAAAGTTACTCAGCTGCATTCATCAAAACATGCCATTACCATCACAACTCCCGCTGGGATTGAAGTACTGATTCATATTGGTCTAGATACAGTGATGCTGCGTGGCGAAGGATTTACAGCCAAGGTGGCTGAAGGCGCTGAAGTAAAAGTGGGTCAGCCTCTGATCGAGTTTGATGCCGATTTGGTTGCCCGCAAAGCACTGAGTTTGCTGACCCAAATCGTGATTACTACAGGCGATAAGGTTGTTAAATATATTCCAACGATTAAAAAAACGATCGTTGCTGGCCAAGATATCGTGTTGTCTCTGGATTTAGCCGGTGCCACCGTGGTGGGGCAGGCTGTTGCTGCTGATGCAGCTATTCAATCTGCCGCTGTGATTGTGCCAAACCCAACAGGCTTGCATGCTCGTCCTGCTGCGGTGTTAGCAAATACAGCAAAAACATTTAAATCTGATTTAAAACTGGTCCGTGCCGGAGACGAGGCAAACGCTAAGTCGGTTGTCTCCATTATGGGTCTTGAAGTACAGCATGGTGATTCAGTCTTTGTAAAAGCGACCGGTCCTGATGCAGCTCAGGCTGCAAAAGCTCTGGCTGAGCTGATTGCCAGTGGTTCCGGTGAAGAGTGTGGTGGCGTGTTGCCGCCAGTTGCTGCAAAGCATTTGCCTAAGCCGCAAACTCGTGCTGCATTGAAATCGAATGATCCTAATATGCTGATGGGTGTTTCTGCCTCACCTGGTCTTGCAGTAGGGCATATTTATCAGGTTAAACAAGAAGTTATCGATGTTGTTGAATCAGGTGATGTACCTGAGCTGGAAAAACGCCGCCTTGAAAATGCGTTGAAAGAGGCGTACCAACAGCTTGAGGCGTTAAAAGGTGAGATTGCCGATCCGGCAAAAGCAGAAATTTTTGCTGCTCACCAAGAATTATTGTCAGACCCTGATTTACTGGATCTGGCAACGGCCGGTATCAGCCAGGGTAAGAGCGCAGGATTTGCATGGCGCGCTGCGTTTACCAATTATGCAGATAAGCTTGCTAAGCTGAAAAATGAAGTTTTAGCTGGCCGTGCCAATGATATTCGCGATATTGGCCGCCGCGTTTTGCGTTTGATTGCGGGCATTAAAGAAGCGGCACTTGAAGTACCAAATGATGCCATTCTGATTGCAGAAGACCTGACCCCATCCGATACAGCCTCGCTGGATCGCAACAAAGTACTTGGTTTTTGTACGATTGGCGGCGGTGCAACCAGCCACGTTGCTATTTTGGCCCGCTCTCTGAATATCCCTGCAATTTGTGGGATTGAAGAAGCCGCATTGCAATTGGCAAATGGCACTCCTGTGATTCTGGAAGGCAGCAAAGGCTGTTTACGTTTAAATCCTTCCAGCGAGGAAATCAGCAGTATCCGTGAGCGCCAGGTCAAGCTTGCCAAGCGCCAAGCTGAAGAATTGGAATCTGCGTTTGAGCCGGCAACCACCACAGATGGTATCTGTGTTGAAGTGGTTGCCAATATTGGTGGCCTTGAAGAAGCTCAGCAATCGGTGAAGTTGGGCGGTGAAGGGGTTGGTTTACTTCGCAGCGAGTTCTTGTACCTTGAGCGTACCGATGCGCCAACTGAAGCAGAACAAGACAAAATCTACAGCGATATTGCTAAATCACTGGGTAAAGACCGCACTTTTGTTGTGCGTACGCTGGATGTGGGGGGCGATAAGCCGCTGCCTTACTTGCCTATGCCTGTAGAAGAAAATCCATTCTTAGGCGTACGTGGCGTGCGCTTGTGCCTAGCTGAGCCAGAATTATTGCATACACAAATCCGCGCGATTTTGCGCTCGGCTGAGCATGCCAAGTTAGCCATTATGTTCCCGATGATTACTTCTTTAGAAGAAGTGCGTGAAGTTAAGCGTATCGTTGCAGAAGAAAAAGCGGCTCTGGGCATTACAGCTCAGGTGCAGGTTGGGATTATGGTTGAAGTACCTGCCACCGCCGTAATGGCAGAGATTTTTGCCCGCGAAGTGGATTTCTTCTCGATTGGCACAAACGATTTAACTCAGTACACACTGGCTATGGATCGTGGTCATCCAAAACTGGCTAAAGAAGCGGATGCCATGCATCCGGGCGTATTACGTTTGATTGCCAACACAGTGAAAGGCGCGCACACCCATGGCAAGTGGGTTGGCGTTTGCGGTGGTATTGCATCTGACCCGGCTGCGGTTCCATTACTGATTGGTATGGGCGTTGATGAGTTGTCGGTAAGCGTTCCTGCTATCCCTGCTGTGAAAGCGCTGGTTCGTAAACTTTCAAAAGTGGAATGCCAGAAGCTGGCTGCAGAAGTGTTGCAAATGGGGACTGTGGCTGAAGTTCGTGCCCGCTTAGCCCAGCAAATAACAGATTAAATTATGCTGAAAACAGGCCGGAAGCGGCCTGTTTTGTCAAGCGTATAGGTCAATGTCTTGCTTCACGGTTCATGCGGTATTCTACGGATTGTGGTATTACATGTCATACGTGAGAATTAACAGTGGAAAAAGTAAATACAATGAGCGATAGCTTTCCTATTCTGTTGGTGGCAGCCCTTGGTGGATGGAGCAATATTCGCTCCTTAGAAACTGTGGCTTTGACTCGTTTAAGGGTTGATTTGATTGATGAGAGCCGTTTTGATGCAGAGCGTTTACAGCAGGCTGGTGTATTAGCTGTGATGCCTTTTGCAAATCATGTCTATCATTTGCTGATTGGCCCTGAAGCACCGCGTTATATGGAAATTCTGTCTTAATCTTGATTGATGCCTTGGCGGCTTTTTGCGCCTGAGCTGGGTCGTACGGAGAAATTATGTTTAAGAACGCATTTGCATTCTTACAGAAAATCGGCAAGTCGCTGATGTTACCGGTGTCAGTATTGCCGGTTGCTGGGCTGTTGCTTGGATTTGGTGCATCCAATTTTTCCTTCTTGCCGGATGTGGTCTCACACCTGATGGCAGCGGGTGGTGGTGCGATTTTTGGTAACTTAGCCCTGATTTTTGCAATTGGTGTTGCGCTGGGCTTAACCGAAAATGATGGCGTTGCTGCTATTGCGGCGGTTGTTGGTTACGTTGTGCTGCTGGCAACTATGGGCGTAATGGCCCCTGTGCTGGGTACAGAGCCTGCAATGGTTATGGGCATGAAGGCAATGGAAACCGGTGTATTTGGCGGGATTATCGCCGGTGCTCTGGCTGCTGGCCTGTTCAACAAATACTATCGTATCGAGCTGCCTCCTTACCTTGGCTTCTTTGCCGGTAAGCGTTTTGTGCCGATTGCAACCGGTATTGCGGCGATTTTTGTTGGCGTAATCTTGTCGCTGGTTTGGCCTCCGATCCAGGGCGTGATTAAAAGCTTCTCGCAATGGGCTGCATATGCGGATCCGCGCATCGCTGCAACGCTTTATGGTTTTGTAGAACGGATGCTGGTGCCGTTTGGCCTGCACCATATCTGGAACGTACCGTTCTTCTTTGAAATTGGTAATTACGTTGTGGATGGCAAACCTGCTGTACATGGCGATATTGCACGCTTCTTTGCGGGTGATCCTACTGCCGGTATCTTGTCTGGCGCGTTCTTGTTCAAAATGTTTGGTCTGCCAGCAGCTGCAGTTGCAATCTGGCATACGGCTAAGCCTGAAAACCGCGTTAAGATCGGCGGTATTATGATTTCAGCTGCGCTGACATCATTTATGACAGGTATTACCGAGCCAATTGAATTTGCTTTCTTATTTGTAGCTCCACAGCTCTACGTTATTCACGCTTTCTTGGCCGCATCTACCCAGTTTGTTGCTAATTCGCTCAATATCCATATGGGCTTTAGCTTCTCTCAAGGGGGTATCGACTTCCTGATGTTTAATGCTCTGGGTAAGTACGCGCAAAATTGGTGGTTAATTCTGCCTCTGGGCGCGGTTTACGCAGCGATTTACTACTCGGTATTCCGTTTTGTGATTGTGAAGCTCAATCTGAAAACGCCGGGTCGTGAAGACGAAACCGCAGAAGAACTTGTTGTGGATAGCAGTGAACATGGCCGTGCGCGTGAATTAGTACTGGCCTTTGGTGGTCGCAGCAATATCAGCGGTTTGGATGCATGTATTACCCGTTTGCGTATTTCGGTTAAAGATATCTCGAAAGTGAATCAGCCTAAGCTGAAAGCCATGGGTGCTGCCGGTGTGATGGTGGTGGGCAATGGTATTCAGGCTATTTTTGGTACGCAATCAGACAATCTGAAATCCGATATGGTGAACTACCTGAAAGTAGCTGGCCCTGAAGCGGATGCAGTAACTGCTCCTGTGCAACAAGCCGCAACAGCGGGCGTGCAGGCGGCAGCAGCAACTTCCGTAGGCGACATCAATGGTAAAGCCATGCAAATTCAGGCGGCATTGGGTGGTATTGCCAATATCCGCAAGCTGGAAGCTATTGCAGGAACTCGTTTACGTGTAGAGCTGGCTGATGTTTCACTTCTTGATGAAGCTGCTTTAAAAGTAGCTGGCGTAGAAGGTGTAATGCCCCAGGGTAATCAGGTGTTCCATTTGATTATTGGTCAGCAGGCACTTGATGTTGCCAGTGCCTTAAGCAAATAAACGCTTGGCACTTCATAAAAACCCGCCAGTGATGGCGGGTTTTTTTCGTTTAAACACAGGAGAATGGTAAGCTGGATGTCAACGTATCTTGCAAACAAAGATAAATATGAATGCTTTTGAGCGTGATGGTTTTGCTTTGGTTTCAGCCATATTCAGCGCTGCTGAATGCAGAACCATTGCCGGGCAGATTGAAACAATGCGCAGTGCCTCTGCAGGTACGCGGCGTTTATTATTGCAAGACGGGTGCCGCTCTCTGGTTGTAAAAATCCGCCAGCATCCGGCTTTGTCATCATTGCTATCCGG
It includes:
- a CDS encoding PTS transporter subunit EIIB translates to MSDSFPILLVAALGGWSNIRSLETVALTRLRVDLIDESRFDAERLQQAGVLAVMPFANHVYHLLIGPEAPRYMEILS
- the hemL gene encoding glutamate-1-semialdehyde 2,1-aminomutase gives rise to the protein MNQNQQLFAAAQKHIPGGVNSPVRAFGSVGGTPRFFKKGEGAYVWDADDQRYIDYVGSWGPLILGHTHPKVLEAVIQAAKNGMSFGAPTAAEVELADLICEMLPSIEQVRLVSSGTEATMSAIRLARGFTGRDKLVKFEGCYHGHADSLLVKAGSGLLTFGNPSSAGVPASVAADTLVLPYNDVAALEALFIEMGDKIAAIIVEPIAGNMNMVQASPEFVQGMRQLTEKYGAVLIYDEVMTGFRVDLHCTQGLHGVKPDLTCLGKVVGGGMPLAAFGGRSDIMSKLAPLGPVYQAGTLSGNPVAVAAGLATLKLISEDGFFNQLSIQTEKLCNGLIQIAKETNTIFSAQSSGGMFGFYFSENIPQSFADVMNSDRSKFNAFFHGMLKQGVYLAPSAFEAGFVSAAHSDQDILFTLEAAKKVFMQIK
- the ptsP gene encoding phosphoenolpyruvate--protein phosphotransferase, whose amino-acid sequence is MNNSTQASRLDLFAPLSGVVVAIESVPDPVFAQKMVGDGVSIDPISNLLLAPVAGKVTQLHSSKHAITITTPAGIEVLIHIGLDTVMLRGEGFTAKVAEGAEVKVGQPLIEFDADLVARKALSLLTQIVITTGDKVVKYIPTIKKTIVAGQDIVLSLDLAGATVVGQAVAADAAIQSAAVIVPNPTGLHARPAAVLANTAKTFKSDLKLVRAGDEANAKSVVSIMGLEVQHGDSVFVKATGPDAAQAAKALAELIASGSGEECGGVLPPVAAKHLPKPQTRAALKSNDPNMLMGVSASPGLAVGHIYQVKQEVIDVVESGDVPELEKRRLENALKEAYQQLEALKGEIADPAKAEIFAAHQELLSDPDLLDLATAGISQGKSAGFAWRAAFTNYADKLAKLKNEVLAGRANDIRDIGRRVLRLIAGIKEAALEVPNDAILIAEDLTPSDTASLDRNKVLGFCTIGGGATSHVAILARSLNIPAICGIEEAALQLANGTPVILEGSKGCLRLNPSSEEISSIRERQVKLAKRQAEELESAFEPATTTDGICVEVVANIGGLEEAQQSVKLGGEGVGLLRSEFLYLERTDAPTEAEQDKIYSDIAKSLGKDRTFVVRTLDVGGDKPLPYLPMPVEENPFLGVRGVRLCLAEPELLHTQIRAILRSAEHAKLAIMFPMITSLEEVREVKRIVAEEKAALGITAQVQVGIMVEVPATAVMAEIFAREVDFFSIGTNDLTQYTLAMDRGHPKLAKEADAMHPGVLRLIANTVKGAHTHGKWVGVCGGIASDPAAVPLLIGMGVDELSVSVPAIPAVKALVRKLSKVECQKLAAEVLQMGTVAEVRARLAQQITD
- the ptsG gene encoding PTS glucose transporter subunit IIBC, with the protein product MFKNAFAFLQKIGKSLMLPVSVLPVAGLLLGFGASNFSFLPDVVSHLMAAGGGAIFGNLALIFAIGVALGLTENDGVAAIAAVVGYVVLLATMGVMAPVLGTEPAMVMGMKAMETGVFGGIIAGALAAGLFNKYYRIELPPYLGFFAGKRFVPIATGIAAIFVGVILSLVWPPIQGVIKSFSQWAAYADPRIAATLYGFVERMLVPFGLHHIWNVPFFFEIGNYVVDGKPAVHGDIARFFAGDPTAGILSGAFLFKMFGLPAAAVAIWHTAKPENRVKIGGIMISAALTSFMTGITEPIEFAFLFVAPQLYVIHAFLAASTQFVANSLNIHMGFSFSQGGIDFLMFNALGKYAQNWWLILPLGAVYAAIYYSVFRFVIVKLNLKTPGREDETAEELVVDSSEHGRARELVLAFGGRSNISGLDACITRLRISVKDISKVNQPKLKAMGAAGVMVVGNGIQAIFGTQSDNLKSDMVNYLKVAGPEADAVTAPVQQAATAGVQAAAATSVGDINGKAMQIQAALGGIANIRKLEAIAGTRLRVELADVSLLDEAALKVAGVEGVMPQGNQVFHLIIGQQALDVASALSK
- a CDS encoding TlpA family protein disulfide reductase, which gives rise to MKQYFRHLLVITTIIAIAGYLLFQTPNKKAPDIKLTSIQGQNLNPSALKNQIILVNFWATSCTGCIQEMPELIKLQEKYKNNNYRTIAIAMDYDNPDYIVNYVAEKKLPFFIQHDVNGKIAKAFGDVGLTPSTFLINKNGEIIKKYVGVADIIEIEKLIEKEINKSV
- the ylqF gene encoding ribosome biogenesis GTPase YlqF, with product MAIQWFPGHMNTARKQVAETMAKVDLVIEVVDARLPLSSSNPMIEPMRRLRQRPALKVLNKADLADPRLNKIWLEWFKSQPGTEAVLLGEDNKIQGAKLIPQLCQALAPHRDGEEKPLRAMIVGIPNVGKSTLINHLAKRKIAKVADTPGVTKMQQRVETLAGMILYDTPGLMWPKVQNEDSGYRLAMAGSIGRNAYDEVDVALYAIETLVERYPQLLLDRYKLKDLLGDAEPLFELIGKKRGAMLSGGRIDTQKTADMILTEFRSGTLGRITLETPDDFLEMPVYDPNDEVELPDPDL
- a CDS encoding 5-formyltetrahydrofolate cyclo-ligase, encoding MNINSQSGKSEARRVIRRARALIPPLERHSAESAVVAMAKQLGLLRRGLKIAAYVPAGSEFSPWLLMLNALVCGVDVYLPKVPKRGRKLSFVRLDSTNRWKLGPQNILEPLGGEICSPRDLDIVFLPLLGFDASLARMGQGGGYYDCTFEFRRLRQSWKKPRLVGLAFDVQYFEQLPVDTWDLRLDYILTGKKIWRKP
- a CDS encoding cell division protein ZapA; amino-acid sequence: MSDAGIKQLDVSIMGREFRVACPDDEEATLIQAVELLDQRMHEIRASGKVIGLEKIAIMAALNITHEYLHTRVDGGFDIATIQRRIASMNSTIDAVMGEQTELFS